From Streptomyces yatensis, one genomic window encodes:
- a CDS encoding (5-formylfuran-3-yl)methyl phosphate synthase: MRWKECTLLLLISPDSVDEALDCAKAAEHLDIVDVKKPDEGSLGANFPWIIREIRDAVPADKPVSATVGDVPYKPGTVAQAALGAAVSGATYIKVGLYGCTTPDQAVDVMRGVVRAVKDYRPDAFVVASGYADAHRIGCVNPLALPDIARRSGSDAAMLDTAIKDGTRLFDHVPPDVCAEFVRLAHAADLLAALAGSVKAGDLGELTRIGTDIVGVRGAVCEGGDRNAGRIQPQLVAAFRAEMDRHAREYAATVATAS; the protein is encoded by the coding sequence ATGCGGTGGAAGGAATGTACGTTGTTGCTTCTCATCTCCCCGGACAGCGTCGATGAGGCCCTCGACTGCGCGAAGGCGGCGGAGCACCTCGACATCGTCGATGTCAAAAAGCCCGACGAGGGCTCGCTCGGTGCGAACTTCCCGTGGATCATCAGAGAGATCCGCGACGCGGTCCCGGCGGACAAGCCGGTGTCCGCCACCGTGGGAGACGTGCCGTACAAGCCCGGCACGGTGGCCCAGGCGGCGCTCGGCGCGGCCGTATCCGGAGCCACGTACATCAAGGTCGGCCTCTATGGATGCACCACGCCCGACCAGGCCGTCGATGTCATGCGCGGGGTCGTCCGGGCGGTGAAGGACTACCGGCCGGACGCGTTCGTCGTCGCCTCGGGCTATGCCGACGCCCACCGGATCGGCTGCGTCAACCCGCTCGCCCTGCCCGACATCGCCCGCCGCTCCGGCTCCGACGCGGCCATGCTCGACACCGCGATCAAGGACGGGACACGGCTGTTCGACCACGTTCCGCCCGATGTCTGCGCGGAGTTCGTCCGGCTGGCCCACGCAGCGGATCTGCTCGCCGCCCTCGCGGGCAGCGTCAAGGCGGGAGACCTCGGCGAGCTGACTCGCATCGGCACGGACATCGTGGGAGTGCGCGGGGCGGTCTGCGAGGGAGGCGACCGCAACGCCGGAAGGATTCAGCCGCAGTTGGTGGCCGCCTTCCGGGCGGAGATGGACCGGCATGCCCGGGAGTACGCGGCCACCGTCGCCACCGCGAGCTGA
- a CDS encoding aldehyde dehydrogenase family protein, with the protein MPTHPPRRTPGPRGERFAVLDPATGEAFDEAPDQRPDELDAIVDRAHDAWRDWRADPVARTTALFAAADAVEAAGADLAPLLTREQGKPLAESYAEVARAAARLRYFAELDPVPEPIADGRPVRTELRWRPLGPVAAIVPWNFPLQLASAKFAPALAAGNTMVLKPSPFTPLATRLLGSVLSAALPQDVLTIVTGREPLGARLASHPGIRHVTFTGSIATGRAVAESAAASLARVTLELGGNDAAILLEDVEVERIADRLFWAAFRNCGQVCMAVKRVYAPARLHSQVVEALAERAKTVVVGPGLDPGSQLGPVGNAPQLARVERRTAQALADGARAAAGGHRLEGPGYFFAPTVLADVPSGSPVVTEEQFGPVLPVLPYGHLDEAVEAANDTGFGLGGSVWGTDLDRAEAVADRLECGTAWINHHAELSLAQPFAGIKDSGVGVAGGPWGLYGNLRPFVVHRPEEA; encoded by the coding sequence ATGCCGACACACCCGCCCCGTCGCACGCCGGGGCCCCGCGGCGAGCGCTTCGCCGTCCTCGATCCGGCGACGGGCGAGGCCTTCGACGAGGCTCCCGACCAGCGGCCCGACGAGTTGGACGCCATCGTCGACCGGGCCCACGACGCCTGGCGCGACTGGCGGGCCGACCCCGTCGCCCGCACCACCGCGCTGTTCGCGGCGGCCGACGCCGTGGAGGCGGCCGGGGCCGACCTCGCGCCGCTGCTCACCCGGGAACAGGGCAAGCCCCTGGCCGAGTCGTACGCGGAGGTCGCCCGCGCGGCGGCCCGCCTGCGCTACTTCGCCGAACTGGACCCGGTGCCCGAGCCGATCGCGGACGGCCGGCCCGTACGCACCGAGCTACGCTGGCGACCGCTCGGGCCCGTCGCCGCGATCGTCCCGTGGAACTTTCCGCTCCAGCTCGCGTCGGCGAAGTTCGCGCCCGCGCTCGCCGCGGGCAACACGATGGTGCTCAAGCCCTCCCCGTTCACGCCCCTCGCCACCCGGCTGCTGGGGTCCGTCCTCTCCGCCGCCCTCCCCCAGGACGTACTGACGATCGTCACCGGTCGCGAGCCCCTCGGTGCCCGCCTCGCGTCCCATCCGGGGATCCGCCATGTGACCTTCACCGGTTCGATCGCCACCGGACGGGCCGTCGCCGAGAGCGCGGCGGCCTCGCTCGCCCGGGTCACCCTGGAGCTGGGCGGCAACGACGCCGCCATCCTGCTGGAGGACGTGGAGGTGGAGCGGATCGCGGACCGGTTGTTCTGGGCGGCGTTCCGCAACTGCGGGCAGGTCTGCATGGCGGTCAAGCGCGTCTACGCCCCGGCCCGGCTCCACTCCCAGGTGGTCGAGGCCCTCGCGGAGCGCGCGAAGACCGTCGTGGTCGGACCCGGTCTCGACCCGGGCTCACAGCTGGGGCCGGTCGGCAACGCCCCCCAGCTGGCCCGGGTCGAGCGCCGCACGGCCCAGGCCCTGGCGGACGGCGCCAGAGCCGCGGCCGGTGGCCACCGGCTGGAGGGACCGGGCTACTTCTTCGCGCCGACGGTCCTGGCCGACGTCCCCTCCGGCAGCCCGGTGGTGACGGAGGAGCAGTTCGGCCCGGTCCTGCCGGTGCTGCCGTACGGGCACCTGGACGAAGCCGTCGAGGCGGCCAACGACACCGGCTTCGGGCTGGGCGGCTCGGTATGGGGCACCGACCTCGACCGGGCCGAGGCGGTGGCCGACCGGCTGGAGTGCGGGACGGCATGGATCAACCACCACGCCGAACTGTCCCTCGCCCAGCCCTTCGCCGGCATCAAGGACAGCGGTGTCGGCGTCGCGGGCGGGCCGTGGGGGCTCTACGGAAACCTCAGGCCCTTTGTCGTGCACCGCCCGGAGGAGGCGTGA